The following nucleotide sequence is from Aedes aegypti strain LVP_AGWG chromosome 3, AaegL5.0 Primary Assembly, whole genome shotgun sequence.
tcttttaactcttttccactaatatGATGGCCCTGagaagggccgatggctttgttagctttgatgctcttgcaGATAAAAAAACAcagcgggatgttatcagttgattgtcatggtcaaacgggaaatccccaactcaaatgtataaatttgagcaagtcatttgcttatacgacgaagcAGCTGAgtgtttcgtggcgtggatggcgcacaacagcaacgggtagaggatcaccgggcttaagggggcaggatccgtcattgatttcggaattttcaaaagcagttttctccttcaaaatcaagaaaatttacaggaaaatgtgttcactgtatcctattctccaaccgaaacacagtgaacacattttcagcgAATAAttcttagttttgaacagaaaaactgtttcgatgatgacgatgattacgatgacggagcgttgatcgttaagtcgaaatctggaaactttGATCTCTCTTGAAATCTTGCTGATTTTATCAAGAGTCAAAATCTTGAAGCGcaggtcaacagctcctcggccgatgaaattttcggcggcgatgacgatagatgggtgaacgcaaacaagcggtgaaccgcAAAGCAACAATGACTCGcacgaccgtgttcacagttcgaccgcaaattctcctgtggactgcttccacttatttttcttcgcggcggcagcggtgatggctttggcttcggacggcatcttctctcgctcgctcgacagtttgatttgagtgaagcaagacaaacgggggcgtccttcgctatcgatctCTGTGCCTGTGacgcacgcccggtcagagcaagccgatctgttacctgctgagatgcgagccaatcggagagtgaaaagcaaatgacgtcaacttttctctagcacccctatttatagatttgcttgaaatcaacgttctcttttaaaaccaACCCCCCCGCGcagtgacagataacgcaattttcacgtacctacttgcAACGTAAACAATGGGTCCATCCACTGCTGCCGGCacgatttttcactatggcagatcggaattttgtttcgttgttgaccaggctatcgacatgatggagacaccatcttctatggtgacagagggctcgattggcttgtcagatagatcgggcccgggacatcctgtctactgcaaatcgctgcagttgatatagggcatgtccattgcctgTTGTTGACGGATGCAAAACAACGAACGgcatgaaatgaaataagggcgaatctgatattttcgtcttccaatggaaataaatttaatgagaTCATCAAGTTTAAGCACCAAATGAACTTAAGAGCGTACCAATTCGTTTAGTGAAAAGATTAAATGACCTGTTAGTGCTTTATTTTGCGGGAAAGTAATCCATGAGAAATAACTCACAATACAGCCTAACTGATTTTGTGAGTCGCTTTTCTGCTCTCAAAAGAAATATTGTGGGCCTCgcggccgtgcggttagtgtcgtcaggcatttaagcgcatcgtgtcatggggtgtgggttcgattaccgcttcagccattgaaacttttcgtcaggaatgtttctcggctgtgccactggagcatgcttgtccgttgtcttgtgttaagttacagtttgTTCAGCTAAATGGCTAAAGACGATGTCCTTGTCTTTTTATTTTAACGGGTTTCAATGAGATCGAATCAAGTCAAAAAgtgataatttttttatttgcagatttttttttctatgcggctttgaacactttttctcatactcaACACCGGAGGTCTcagtttcaatcaaataagcctatgaactaatgtacgatgacgtcacgctgcaacttccaaacataagaaaagttgcatttacccaaatttggcttattgggccaaagtacccccattgggtagatgcagctctctctatttttgacaacattcgtgtgggagaaagagaaaaccgagagattttgggttgaaactataatcgtaaagtaaactcaaaaattaggtaaaatatttctccgtgtatacagaaaaataaacgatttcgtTGCACACTAATCCACGCATTGTTCATCTGGTGAACATTCGTGTTGGtgcggatgtcattttatgtaaacatatttagatcgaaaaatAAACGACaagaaaagaagaccgtggataagtccattggatgaactatccagcttttcaaaagcggtaatggccgccaaaagttagctcactttctggtagggatccaacACAATGACGTTTGGTTTTGGTTCGGTCAATTATTGACTTGTCCACCGGGTTGATGAattcactcggtccaagaattttgacactttagCGGGTCACGCTTCTCAATAGTTGTGTACATACatgttacatgtcaccaacactacctaataattgctggtggaaaatataaataaagatcagctgttcccagcaaaatcaaacagtagtattttccaccagcaaatttgcgcatttgttcgtgacaccgctcggcaaGAGTTCAATGCTCCCCACGTGTTTCGGTCAAGTGTCGAAATTAACGGACTGAGTAAATTTGGTgcaccggtggataagtccatacCAAGTGACCCATTGTCAAACGTCAGATCACTGGATccctttttttataaaaatgggctaatttttggtgatattagcgCTCGTATAAAGCTGAATAGTTCATCCAATAAGCTTATCTGATCGAAACTTAGATAtctgggggtgagaatgggaaaaaagtgttcaaatccgcAAAAGAAAATGTACTGCGAGTCAAAAGCTGGATATAAtctcagattgatttcaagcttaTCCAGCTatttaaaagcgctaatggctgccgcaaataaGCTCGCTTTCTAGTAGGAATCGGTCGActtgacgtttggcttgagtcgttttatattgagcggacccaagccaaaactcaaatcgACCAATCCCTTCCAGAAAGCAAGCCTGttggcggcagccattagcgctcgtaaaaagctggatagctaCAGTAAATTATCCATAAATTAATAATCCTCGTAaatatttaagggatgattcaaatattacgtaacaaaGAAATGTGCCAATTTAAATTCTTCTTCCTCCCTGGagtaacagattttgtatggaagatttcaGTTTATTGTATAGACTGTTACACTACAAAAGACCCCTCCCTCGTCCTGCTGtgtttgaacgatccctaacaaACTAGCCTTGGTTTGAATTACCAagtggtcaaaaaataatttcgtaaTCAAAGGATCGGTTATTATAAGCACCTTTACAGCATGCGGAcccagtgttgctcagactcatttccccgaaaataacattttccgaactacgaagccacgaactactacaaccatgctctatcctcctaagatagaaaagcagatggttaagcttgagtactgcacataaaatcgatcaattttgatcccagagagccacaattcaagtttcggtgaaatgaaatgagagagtgagtgagtgcgaatcatttcaccgaaacttgaattgcggcccaccgagatcgaaactgtcggatcccatgtgcaacactcaaacCCAACCACCTctccctccatctcaggaatacaacgctcagttataacagttcatggcttcacaattcgattttcggggaaatgagtctggtcaacactgtgcggaccacatcacaccactatccaaaactcgctcgtgggccatacaaaatcttcccgatgGCCGTACAAATCCTTTCAGAGAATCGTAATTTGGTGATcactcgtttataatgatattacaaatgccaaacaaaaattgtaaatctttttttatgtccatcagcataattctagtttacgtcctattttgagcacactccatgatttcattgagtttgacagtaccacggaccaaaatttttcggtacactgacgttgtactgcagctgtcatgatgctcccgggttgtTTAAAACAGTTACCAAACtttttggacaggtatgtgggattcagtcagtgaacgacatgaacctttgatgtcCTGTCCTTCGATTGAGGTGCAAATCAAGGAATTTTGTTAatccagcaaaaagttataagcgtttgaaatatttcatgccaacgtaacgctcttggtttctaaattccaatttcactcctgtatagagaagaaagacgtagtttTACGTCAAAAATGAAGCGTCATTCCTCATGTTACAAGAAAGCCATAAAATAAATCTTTCAGTTTGCATCAGTCTACCGTTTCATTCAGAGAAATGTTGCACGTATTCAACAATATCTTTGGCACCAGGAACTTCCTAGTTGATAAGAATATGATCTGCACGAGGGTGTGTATATTAAACAACTCAATCGAAAGATACTTAATCTGCGACATTGATATTCGCGTTCTTAGTCGAACCAGATAGGCCCATATCTCCATGGGCCTTAAGATAAGATACTGGATTAAAGCTATAAAAGACGTATTAAAATTCAGCTGCAGGTAGTCAAATTTTGTTACATTGAATCAAGTCGTGGTCCCCAGAGTTGCGTGCGAAAATTGAACGGCAATGAAAAGTTTGATATTATTGTTGGCAAGTGCGGTGGCATTGATAAATGCATCCAATCCTATTTGGACTCCAGAACGATGTCCGGTGAATGAAAATCCGAATTTCCCAACCCATTTTGCACATGAACAGGATTGTTGTTTGTTCTACAAATGCAGTGCGGGTTGGGCATTTTTGATGTCATGTCCGACGAACCAGCACTTCTACCCTCCGCTGCAGCGATGTGAATTTCCTGGAACAGCTAAGTGTACGTTACCTCTGTCGTCTTGTACTGCGGGTGCTGCAACGACTACGACTACGATTGCACCAACTCCAGCACCTGTTACAGTAACTCCGGCACCTGCTACAACAACCACTCCGGCACCCGTTATTACAACACCATCTACGACTACATCTGCACCAACTCCTACGCCTGTTGCGGTTACAAGTACAACTATTATCCCATCGGCACCCACCCCTAGCCCAACAGTACCATCAGCACCAACTCCATCGGCAACTCAAGCACCAACAACTGTGACCCCGGCAATTACCACAACCCCAACCACAACCACTATTGCTCCTACAACTACTGTAACCGTAACCACAGCAGCTCCACCAATTACGACTGTTCCAACTGCTCCAGTTGAGACGACAACAGTTTCCATCCCAGAGGCACCAACTCCAGCACCGGTTGCACCGACTCCAGCACCGGTTGCGCCGACTCCAGGTACAACTGGAACTGTTGCAGACACAACCGTCGCAGGACCCGAAGTGCCGACCGCTGAAACTGTAGGACCACCAACGGCTGAAACAGTAATGGAATCATTCACGAAAAGCATTGATCCAGACTTCTAGGCCGATGCCACGTTTCAACCAATCATCCAATGCCTAATATGAACAGTatttacagcaaaaaaaaaataaatcgcaattGACGTTTTTGAAGACCGAAAAATATATTCATTAGCGTCAATAATCCGCATTGACATTGAAGCTCAATTAAACTCAATGATATATCTAGTATGGACTGTACAATAAAACCCATGGAGCTCTATTGGGATTACCAATTAAACCGATAAGATAAAGTATAAGGTGTCCACTTAATTTAtagccccccaaattctgtttaaGTCGTAAAATTGCCATAGCTTGTGTACATATGGAATAAAACAATACGTTTGTATCAATGTAGTTCGATCATTCCATCTTCGAATTGTTTTCAATATTCAAATGGTTATCTCTATGGTACATATTTCTTTTGGTTTGAAAATGGTAACAGATTACATATTTTCCAAATGCGAAACTCTAAGATGCCGGTAGTCTACGTACCGTTTAAGTTCATATTATGGGCAGGGAACTTACTTTCTGGTGTTGCGTCTCAACTGGAACAgcgcctgctcctcagcttggAGTTCAACGAGCACATGTACTGCACAGATGATTAGGGAGCccaattaacatattttcattgcaataaagcgtcgagaatgaatcTCTGCTGCTTAAGGGTCCATTACCAGCCATGAAAGCCGCCTAGGATAGGATTGAGGATcgatttgcactactgttcaATCTTTACAATATCTTAGGttcttgaattcaacgttgcatgttttgatttgaaaattaaaagaaaagtcAAAATAAACGTTTCCGCCCGCCCCATATTTGAACCTCCATCTTTGGAGTGCAAGTCGTACATCTTACCTTGACACTGACCGACATCTGCAAGAGGGGACGAATTGATGTTAcggtcaactctccctaactcgatattgaaggaaccatcgaatTAGGGATGTATCGAGTTTAAGAACACAAAacctcgcgaagacggtcttctttttctgtgattgctgagtttttttcttattattttgtgtttataccaattatgcgcaagccgttcaaactctcacatgaacctctcagcaaaaaatgattgagtttgcatcacatcgaatcataaatagccgtttgagtgaaatttcatgccagcaaacgtagcagacattagaaataattaatcttctgcttagatttatcagcaactttggaaaaaaactgctccgctgactgaggtttttaataacagttcactttgaacacaatacttttcactttttcagccacgaaaacggtgggctgcatttgacgtttcgtgagaggggaatctgggctgcatatgacgttgatatttttcctcttcgcgagtctctctcagcacaaaaccagtgcaactgctttccaagggaccatcgagttagccatgaaaccCAACTTTTACTGTGATcctttaactcgatatcgagataaggaatattgagtaagagagagttaactgtaatatgTTTCTACAACCAGCTGTCAATGCTTTTTGTATACAAGAGATCTGCTGTTCCAAATCAACGACTTCTCATTTTAAAGGTTATTGCTAAAGACAATAGAGCTAATCCAAAGTAAGAACTCTTCAATTCATAATGATTGATGTTTTGAATTAATTCAAGAGTTCAACCGAACCGATTTTGTATAGTGCTCACGAGAAATTTGtaaaagtaccgtaatttcgggtgaaattgatcatttttcgcaGTTCTTCTattctgttttctataatgttaacaatgccaaacaactaaatgcaggaaaacaagtacgaaggtgagcctcatcgacttatgtactgaaattttctaacaaatgtcattttagtgttatcaaatacctctaaaataaaaaatcagaggaactcatttcggggtgaaattgatcacttgtcaataccattattgttagtttccaaagtaactctatatgataaatttgagctccctgaatccgaatatgcttgtgaaattcttaacaatgtaatatttatataaataacgaatagttaaatttcaagaataacgcggaaaacgcctaaatgtatgcaatttcctaaggaattcaatgatatctaacagaaatccaattatttcaaccatatgagcaaattggtacgagttttggtgatgaaatctggtttggggatatatctcaagcatcctcacaaactttcaggtttataccatgttcaaatccttgcctattaatagaagttcataggtgtttgtcaatactgcaccgtgcatgattttggaattttacgttattttcatagtaataaacattgtttaacacaaaaaacttcacaacacacaattcgacaatattaacgacaagcaacgttcatttactgcaacttacatcgatatttgtgctccattacgaataaatagaatcgtgtgatacgatgatcaatttcaccctactgatcaattacacccgattttacggtaacaGAGATGTAAACGGAATAGAATTCAGCATGAGTTATCAGTTGTCTACAAAGCTGACTAGAGCCGGTCATAATCGATTTTATCATTCAACTTACTAGGATGTATTCTTGTCATCATTCAGAATCGCAATTAATAGTGCAACGTTACGCGTGGTTTCAGTACACTTTATTCGCCAGCGTTCCTTCCCAATTCTCACAATCCGACGGTGACTGTTGAAAAAACTGTTGGTGCTGTAGGAACCGATTGAGTTGTGCCATCCGTTGGTGCCGTTGGAACGACGATGCACAGCTTGAGATTATTGTTCCATTGTTGGCCTTCGTCCTTATTGCAGACAAGTCTCATCAGAAGCCCGTGCAAGTGTTCGACTTGAGGCTTGTCACCCTGCTCTATATCGTAAGTTTTGAGCTCTTGATCTGGCTCAATTTTGTTTTCAGCTCcaacaaaaaacaaaaccaCTGGAAAAACCAAGATCGTCGATAACCTCACCATTCTTCACCTGTTGTTGTCACTACTGGTTgttggaaatggaatgaaaaattgtgCGTGAACTTGGTCGATTAGGCTTTTGGAAGTAGAGCGGACAGATAACTGATCataaatttataaagttttattatCACGCATAAAAATTCCAAATTGTATGATCTCCTCGATGGAAAAAAACGCTACAATGTTTTTGGGACGACGCGGAAAAGTCTTATCGAGATAAGTAAATTAATTGTTTTACGACCAGATTAAATGAAAATCTATCTGGAAGTGCAGGAAATAATAAGATTGAGGTTGTTGCAGGAAATAATAAGATTGAGGTGTTctcttttcaatagtttattacGTAATAGTCATTGTCAGTCATTAGTCTAAGTCGATGCCTACTTCAATTTAGATTTATTCACCAAAGCCTACTACAGTAAGCTACAttgtttaaaaataactttcaagCACAATAAGGAACACCGATAACTGTAGAAAACCTTATCGAGATATAACAGCGGGTATTGTCTTCTAATATTAGTAACGGACTTATCGTTTGAGGTCAGAATACATCAAATCATATTTTCTATTATCTacttgaatatttgaaaaataaatgcaaCATTTTTCTATGGAGTGTTCATTGAAAacagtattcttcttcttgccattacatcctcactgggacaaagcctgcttcttatAGCTTAGTGTTCAGTGAGCACttctacacgggtagaaattataatccaaaatcatgattatgcacccggatatcatgattccagtgtgttttaatcttatgaaaatacacaatgatttggactcacgatatcatgagtcagattgtcgtAATGCGACACAAGGTGCAGCTGAGTGCTCGAAATCATGCATCGaatgctcgaaaatcatgattcgcgcatccatttcggatctatttatatttctgtcagtcaacctgataaaatgaaaacaaaaaaaaaacaaaattttgaaagagcaAGATTTGTACCAAAAATCCTACTGATTGAGAGCCACGCAGTTTACCACAGTACCAATCTATCATGATGGTTGATGGGTGATCGATGCGAGTGACTTGAAGCAAAGTGTACCGCTTTGTGTTGTCGCTCTGGATGTTGcgtttatgaagaatcatgattatgactccaggaaccatgatttgtcgtcctgatatcatggcccaaccaatttatgaatttcatgacttgtaaatcatggtgtgggaatcagatttttttccgtgtatagTTGTTAAcagagagcttcctttgccaaagctgccatttttcgcattcgtatatcgtgtggcaaagtacgatgatactcaatgCCCAGGGGAGTCGAGGatatttctattacgaaaagatcctggaccgaccgggaattgaacctagacaccttcagcatggctttgctttgcagccgcggactctaaccactagacTAAGGAAGTCCGAAAGGTGCCCGGAGTGTAGCAAACAAtgcaatttttaatgttttatttttaactactacccggaatgcaatttaccggaagaccatttaccggaatgaaccatttactGGAAAAACATTACCCAaaaggaccatttaccggacatttatttttctgcAATGTCGACTGAACTTACCAAGTAACCACTAAGCCGTATGAATCGGCACTAGACTGACctagctcagtatgggagaaacataaagttgtataattctaCGGAGCACCCTTcaggattattccttagggttattggaagacttcctgaaaatttcagctcatttggtcgttccatgagctggcgcaattgaattgaagttaatatccAACATTATGGGAATCGGCAGGAAAATTATTGTTCGCGTTCAGAACAAAGTTGGTGTTATAagtatctgaagtagatttgcaatactgCACGGggaaaaatgcggcactctaaaCAAGGTaaaagagtcatgatttcgggaggaacgtgaatttttatgttatgaaaatacaccatgacttaaagtcatgaaatcatgaatcatTTTACTGTAACGCCAGCAGTATgttacttttttaaatttgtagcGAAGAAAAGtgtcaattttaatcatgaaatcatgttggaaccatgaataaaattcatgaaaacataagcataATTTATGGATCTTGTTACCTGCCATTTATGATTCTTATTTTTGATctaaaatcatgaatataggtcatggaaacataagcactattcatgaatttagatacctgtcatttacttacttacttacttacttatttggctctacatcaattatcttgatacagcctcgccaacaatatttcgccaattaaCTCGATTCATGAccacttctctccatcctcgactgtgacccacgctctccatgtcctggtgcacctggtcaatccacccaACTCGCtgtgccccacgccttcttgttccgaccggattcgtagcgaacaccatctttacagggttattgtccggcatttttgcaacatgccctgcccagcgtatccttccagctttagctaccttcacgatagtGGGTTCGCCGTATAgctgagcgagctcgtggttcatccttcgccgtcacacgccgttctcctgcacgccgccgaagatcgtccttaacactcggcgttcgaaaatcccaagagcttgcaagtcctcctcgagcatagttcacgcctcatgcccatagaggactaccggtcttatgagcgttttgtacatcgtgcatttggtgcgggggtgaatcttttttgaccgcagtttcttctggagtccatagtaagcacgacttccgctaATAATGTgtcttcgtatttcccgactaacattgttgtcagccgtcaacaaggatccgaggtagacgaactcgtccaccacctcgaaggtatccccgtctatcataacactgcttcctaagcGGGCCCtatcgcgctcagttccgccaaccagcatgtattttgttttcgacgcattcaccattaccCGACCAGATGGAAGAACCAAGATTaaccctgatatgattttttttataacaccagttgttataaaacatgcaccgttagtagttaaaataacaaaaattctaacaaaatttgcaccaaattaaacttAAATATAGCAAACCctgttataattataacaacattattacagaatgtgttgcaaggatgttacaaaataacaaaattattgctaactatgttactgtttatgacaccGGATTTTATTTACAACAAATTTATAAaggcgatgtcaaaaatataacaaatgttgttataaatgtgttactaaaaatataacaagttgagaacaaagccatcttgataacaaaattagggggagatcccccagtaccggacacttaagccctttaaattcataattcgtaaaatattggttttatgtgctcgtgttactcatttatgataaatattatcttttttatagtgtacaaaaataaatttgaaaatataaatatgaattttgacattgcattttgattatgtattttagtaccaaattgatcgatcttgaaaggtggcacccaataccggacacgatctggaaatgcctcgaattctgtaaatttgaacatcattgaatgtgtttactatatgaatagtatataattgccaattcaatgcatttgcaacatttacaagaacaatttgagtatttCTTAGTTAGCAAGATGTACATaaaaaacctctttcttatatgatgaaaaatagcacattttac
It contains:
- the LOC110678667 gene encoding mucin-2-like, which translates into the protein MKSLILLLASAVALINASNPIWTPERCPVNENPNFPTHFAHEQDCCLFYKCSAGWAFLMSCPTNQHFYPPLQRCEFPGTAKCTLPLSSCTAGAATTTTTIAPTPAPVTVTPAPATTTTPAPVITTPSTTTSAPTPTPVAVTSTTIIPSAPTPSPTVPSAPTPSATQAPTTVTPAITTTPTTTTIAPTTTVTVTTAAPPITTVPTAPVETTTVSIPEAPTPAPVAPTPAPVAPTPGTTGTVADTTVAGPEVPTAETVGPPTAETVMESFTKSIDPDF